Proteins from a genomic interval of Pseudomonas asplenii:
- a CDS encoding TonB-dependent siderophore receptor yields the protein MKSRAKSVAGNSVKQWLGASALAVSGLALLPLSVAQAAESSTQQSALFNFSIAAKPLPQALNDFSRVTGLSVIYTDEAPYGLQAPAVSGQLSAEQAMQRLLGNSGFTFRRTDAHTLALEPLPTDGALNLGATTISGSREVESTSYQPPQVTSIARSSASLQEIPQTINVVPAQVIRDQTPRNLDDALKNISGITQANTLGSTQDAVMIRGFGDNRNGSIMRDSMPVVQGRALNATTERVEVLKGPASLLYGIQDPGGVVNLVSKKPQLEQYNAVTIRGSSYGSGKNGSGGSLDSTGAIGDSNLAYRMIVDHEDEDYWRDFGTHRETLIAPSLAWFGDNTKLLFAYEHREFLTPFDRGTAIDPKTNHPLDIPAGRRLDEPFNNMEGRSDLYHFEADHDLNENWKAHFGYSWNRETYDASQVRTVSVNANGTLTRSMDGTQGALTTDRFTTASLEGKVQLAGMQHDLVFGLDDEYRKVYRADLIRQSQRSVFNYLDPVYGREVAGSTVSAKDSAQTDLLRSDAAFLQDSIHLDDQWILVAGGRFETFDEYAGKGRPFQVNTNTNGQKFSPRYGLVYRYTDELSFYGSYTESFKPNSTIAPLATTGSQRLILDGSIEPEESKSWELGAKLDMPGRVTASAALFDIHKRNVLVTVAEGLTNVYSVAGEVRSRGLEMDVSGQLSDRWSVIGSYAYTDAQVTKDANYQGNELQNVAKNSGSLSAVYDFGSLFGGDQLRVGAGARYVGERAGDAANTFDLPGYTVADAFATYDTKVEGQKVKFQLNVKNLFDKTYYTSSVSRVFVSMGDARQVSLSSTLEF from the coding sequence ATGAAGTCCAGGGCAAAATCGGTGGCAGGCAATTCGGTCAAACAGTGGCTCGGCGCATCTGCGCTGGCGGTTTCGGGGCTGGCCCTGTTGCCGCTGAGCGTCGCCCAGGCGGCCGAGTCGAGCACGCAGCAGAGCGCGCTCTTCAACTTTTCCATCGCCGCCAAGCCGCTGCCCCAAGCCTTGAACGATTTCAGCCGGGTCACCGGCCTGAGCGTGATTTACACCGATGAGGCGCCCTATGGTCTGCAGGCCCCGGCGGTCAGCGGTCAACTGAGTGCCGAGCAGGCCATGCAGCGCCTGCTCGGCAATTCCGGTTTCACCTTCCGCCGTACCGACGCACACACCCTGGCCCTTGAACCGCTGCCGACCGATGGCGCGCTGAATCTCGGCGCGACCACGATCAGCGGCAGCCGCGAGGTCGAAAGCACCAGCTACCAGCCGCCGCAGGTCACTTCGATTGCCCGCTCCAGCGCCTCGCTGCAGGAGATTCCGCAGACCATCAACGTGGTCCCGGCCCAGGTCATCCGCGACCAGACACCCCGCAACCTGGATGACGCGCTGAAGAACATCAGCGGCATCACCCAGGCCAACACCCTGGGCAGCACTCAGGATGCGGTGATGATTCGCGGTTTTGGCGACAACCGTAACGGTTCGATCATGCGCGACAGCATGCCGGTGGTGCAGGGCCGTGCCTTGAACGCCACCACCGAGCGGGTCGAGGTGCTCAAGGGCCCGGCCTCGTTGCTGTACGGTATCCAGGACCCGGGCGGGGTGGTCAACCTGGTCAGCAAGAAGCCCCAACTGGAACAGTACAACGCGGTGACGATTCGCGGTTCCAGCTACGGTTCCGGCAAGAACGGCAGCGGTGGCAGCCTCGACAGTACCGGGGCGATCGGCGACAGCAACCTGGCCTACCGGATGATCGTCGATCACGAAGACGAGGATTACTGGCGCGACTTCGGTACCCATCGCGAAACCCTGATCGCGCCGTCGCTGGCCTGGTTCGGCGACAACACCAAGCTGCTGTTCGCCTATGAGCACCGCGAATTCCTCACCCCGTTCGATCGGGGTACCGCGATCGATCCGAAGACCAACCACCCGCTGGACATCCCCGCCGGCCGCCGCCTGGACGAGCCGTTCAACAACATGGAAGGCCGCTCCGACCTCTACCACTTCGAGGCCGACCACGATCTGAACGAGAACTGGAAAGCCCACTTCGGTTACAGCTGGAACCGCGAAACCTATGACGCCAGCCAGGTGCGTACCGTATCGGTCAACGCCAACGGCACCCTGACTCGCAGCATGGACGGCACCCAAGGGGCGCTGACCACCGACCGCTTCACCACTGCCAGCCTCGAAGGCAAGGTCCAGCTCGCCGGTATGCAGCATGACCTGGTGTTCGGCCTGGATGACGAGTACCGCAAGGTCTACCGTGCCGACCTGATCCGCCAGAGCCAGCGCAGTGTCTTCAATTACCTCGATCCGGTGTATGGCCGTGAAGTGGCCGGCTCCACCGTCAGCGCCAAGGACAGCGCCCAGACCGACCTGCTGCGCAGTGATGCGGCTTTCCTGCAGGACTCGATCCACCTCGATGACCAGTGGATTCTGGTGGCCGGCGGGCGTTTCGAAACCTTCGACGAATATGCCGGCAAGGGCCGTCCATTCCAGGTCAACACCAACACCAACGGGCAGAAGTTCTCGCCGCGTTATGGTCTGGTCTACCGCTACACGGATGAACTGTCGTTCTATGGCAGCTATACCGAGTCCTTCAAGCCCAACTCGACCATCGCCCCGCTGGCCACCACCGGCAGCCAACGCCTGATCCTCGATGGCTCGATCGAACCGGAAGAGTCCAAATCCTGGGAACTGGGCGCCAAGCTCGATATGCCGGGGCGTGTGACTGCCAGCGCGGCGTTGTTCGATATCCACAAGCGCAACGTGCTGGTGACCGTCGCCGAGGGCCTGACCAATGTCTACAGCGTCGCCGGTGAAGTGCGTTCCCGTGGCCTGGAAATGGACGTCAGCGGTCAGTTGAGCGATCGCTGGAGTGTGATCGGCAGCTATGCCTACACCGATGCGCAGGTGACCAAGGACGCCAACTATCAGGGCAACGAGTTGCAGAACGTGGCGAAGAACAGCGGCTCGCTGTCGGCGGTGTACGACTTCGGCAGCCTCTTCGGTGGCGACCAGTTGCGCGTCGGTGCCGGTGCCCGTTATGTCGGCGAGCGTGCCGGCGATGCGGCCAACACCTTCGATCTGCCGGGCTACACCGTGGCCGATGCCTTCGCCACCTACGACACCAAGGTCGAAGGGCAGAAGGTCAAGTTCCAGCTCAACGTGAAGAACCTGTTCGACAAGACCTACTACACCTCTTCGGTCAGCCGGGTGTTCGTCTCCATGGGTGATGCGCGGCAGGTCTCGCTGTCCAGCACCCTGGAGTTCTGA